Proteins co-encoded in one Arachis hypogaea cultivar Tifrunner chromosome 11, arahy.Tifrunner.gnm2.J5K5, whole genome shotgun sequence genomic window:
- the LOC112720842 gene encoding uncharacterized protein — protein MAKGKRRAVEEPVDKASLQKQRRMIKNRESAARSMNANRLKRKRLKEKKEVLDENEWWDKIGKMKMLGKKKPCL, from the exons ATGGCAAAGGGAAAGAGAAGGGCGGTGGAGGAACCAGTGGACAAGGCCAGCCTTCAGAAACAGAGACGCATGATCAAGAATCGTGAGTCTGCTGCTAGGTCTATGAACGCAAACAG GCTGAAAAGAAAGAGGTTGAAGGAG AAGAAGGAGGTGCTTGATGAGAATGAGTGGTGGGACAAGATAGGGAAGATGAAGATGCTTGGGAAAAAAAAGCCATGCTTATAA